A single Pirellulales bacterium DNA region contains:
- a CDS encoding DUF883 C-terminal domain-containing protein, translating into MSHASNIGRHARRGAKQMRSAARRMRNTAEEEGNGMMHTFQQMGGEAIDAVKDGYEGVRNTAQEYVDQGRARVGSLEQSFERQVQQRPVSSIFAALGVGFLAGLLFCRR; encoded by the coding sequence ATGTCTCATGCATCGAACATAGGCCGCCACGCGCGACGGGGCGCCAAGCAAATGCGTTCCGCAGCCCGACGCATGCGCAATACTGCGGAAGAAGAAGGCAACGGTATGATGCATACCTTCCAGCAAATGGGGGGCGAAGCCATCGACGCCGTCAAGGATGGGTACGAAGGCGTACGAAACACAGCCCAAGAGTACGTCGATCAAGGACGGGCACGGGTCGGCTCCCTGGAACAGTCGTTCGAACGACAGGTCCAGCAGCGACCAGTAAGTTCAATTTTCGCGGCATTAGGCGTCGGGTTCCTGGCCGGATTATTATTCTGCCGACGGTAA
- a CDS encoding sigma-54 dependent transcriptional regulator → MPNVLVIDDDRSVVHLIEKAFSNQSEVEVISASSAADGIERMRQGSIDVVLLDIMLPDLSGLDAYRRLRDLDAKVPVVFITVGGTSDTAIEAMKLGAFDYLLKPLDLARVRELVGQALEMRRLMHVPVRVQSQDPNSANGDSLVGRTTQMQEVYKAIGRVASQNVAVLIRGESGTGKELVARAIYHHSDRASGPFLAVNCAALTETLLESELFGHEKGSFTGATSQRIGKFEQCSGGTLFMDEVGDMSPVMQSKVLRVLQEQKFERVGGTQTIQTDVRIITATNRDLEHMVAHSKFREDLYYRLNGFTIKIPPLRERKEDILLLLDWFLNRFKKDLDKDVHGFSPELLDVLMNYSWPGNVRQLQSVLKQAMVQATGPVLMADLLPSEVRGQTSEATANAGKPGPECDLTTLIQQRLQAGSQSLYAEILEAMERTLLTAVLTHTDGNQSKAAEILGITRGSLRNKIRLLGISIERTVNLEENGAADEPIASEA, encoded by the coding sequence ATGCCAAACGTCCTGGTGATTGATGACGACCGGTCCGTCGTTCATCTAATTGAAAAAGCGTTTTCCAATCAATCGGAAGTTGAAGTGATTTCTGCGAGTTCTGCAGCGGATGGAATCGAGCGCATGCGGCAAGGCTCGATTGACGTGGTATTGCTGGATATCATGCTTCCGGATCTCTCGGGCCTGGATGCGTATCGCAGATTACGCGATTTGGATGCCAAGGTGCCGGTCGTATTCATCACGGTAGGGGGCACCAGCGACACGGCGATTGAAGCGATGAAATTGGGCGCTTTCGATTATTTGCTTAAGCCGCTCGATCTGGCACGTGTTCGTGAATTGGTTGGGCAAGCTCTAGAGATGCGGCGGTTGATGCATGTGCCGGTGCGTGTGCAAAGCCAGGATCCTAACAGCGCCAATGGCGATTCGCTGGTCGGCCGCACCACGCAAATGCAAGAAGTGTACAAAGCCATTGGACGTGTAGCATCGCAAAATGTGGCCGTATTGATCCGCGGCGAAAGCGGCACCGGCAAAGAATTGGTGGCCCGAGCGATCTACCATCACAGCGACCGGGCCTCGGGCCCATTTTTAGCGGTCAATTGCGCAGCCCTTACGGAAACTTTGCTGGAAAGCGAGTTATTCGGCCACGAGAAAGGCTCGTTCACCGGCGCTACTAGCCAGCGGATTGGAAAGTTCGAGCAGTGCTCCGGTGGCACCTTATTTATGGACGAAGTCGGCGATATGTCTCCCGTCATGCAAAGCAAAGTGTTACGCGTGTTGCAGGAGCAAAAATTCGAACGCGTCGGGGGTACGCAAACCATCCAAACCGACGTGCGCATCATCACGGCGACCAATCGTGATTTGGAACACATGGTGGCCCACAGTAAATTCCGCGAAGACCTCTATTACCGACTGAATGGCTTCACGATTAAAATTCCCCCGCTTCGAGAACGTAAAGAAGACATTTTGTTGTTGCTGGATTGGTTTTTGAATCGCTTCAAAAAAGATTTGGACAAAGACGTTCATGGCTTTTCGCCCGAACTGCTCGACGTGCTAATGAATTACTCGTGGCCGGGTAATGTGCGGCAGTTGCAAAGCGTACTCAAGCAAGCCATGGTACAGGCGACGGGCCCTGTGTTGATGGCAGACCTGTTGCCTTCAGAGGTGCGTGGCCAGACCTCCGAGGCGACGGCAAATGCCGGCAAGCCTGGTCCGGAATGTGACCTGACGACCTTGATTCAACAACGGCTCCAGGCCGGCTCGCAGTCGCTTTATGCCGAAATTTTGGAAGCCATGGAGCGGACACTGCTCACCGCTGTGTTGACCCATACCGATGGAAATCAATCCAAAGCCGCCGAAATTCTCGGGATCACGCGCGGTAGTCTACGCAACAAAATTCGGCTGCTGGGAATTAGTATTGAACGAACGGTAAATCTGGAAGAAAACGGGGCAGCCGACGAGCCGATTGCTAGCGAAGCCTAA